The Xiphias gladius isolate SHS-SW01 ecotype Sanya breed wild chromosome 17, ASM1685928v1, whole genome shotgun sequence genome includes the window CTGTATGTgcatagttgttttttttttcttttgtgtctgtgtctgtgtgtgtgtgtgtgtgtgtgtgtaaaggcgGCCTCCTGCTGACATCATCACCATGGGACTCCTCCTCACTCCCCCTGAGGTATAAAGGATCTCTTGTTTCTGTGGCAGCATCTCTACATCACACCCTCTTACAGGTGCTCACACTTTTGACGGACACCTGAACAACAGACCAGGAGCCTTTTCCCTGCGTTCTGAAGGGTTTTGTTTGTCAGACAATCCGTGGACTTGCTATTTAAGTTTTGTTCTGTCATCAGGCAAAGAGCCAGCATGTCGATGGGCATGGAGATTGTGGGCATTGCCCTTGGAGTCCTTGGATTTATCATTGCTATAGTTACATGTGCCCTGCCAATGTGGAGGGTGACAGCCTTCATCGGAGCAAACATCATCACCGCTCAGACCATCTGGGAGGGATTGTGGATGAACTGTGTCACCCAGAGCACAGGCCAGATGCAGTGCAAGGTCTACGACTCATTGCTGGCTTTGCCCCAAGAGCTGCAGGCCTCCAGAGCGATGATGATCATCGCCATCATACTTGGGGTATTAGGGGTCATGATCTCCATTGTCGGTGCCAAGTGCACGAACTGCATTGAAGATGAGCCATCGAAGGCCAAAGTGATGATCATCTCTGGAATCTTCTTCCTCCTCGCTGGCCTTTTGGTCCTCATCCCCGTCTCCTGGACCGCCAGTGTCATTATCAAGGATTTCTACAACCCCCTCCTGACCAACGCACAGAGGAGGGAGCTGGGGGCATCCCTCTACATCGGCTGGGGGGCAGCTGCCCTGCTCCTGATTGGCGGGGCAATGCTGTGCAGCAGCTGCCCACCAAACGAAGAGAAGTATAAGCCACCCCGGATGGCGTACTCAGCCCCACGCAGCACCAGTGCAGGTGGAGGGTATGACAGGAAAGATTATGTTTGAACGGCCCTGAAGTGGCTCACAGATTGACTTGGAAAGGAAGATAGaattaattgtttgttgcacaagtgtttttatgtgtgtgtgtgtgtgtgtgagttgatTTTTGCTGTCTGAAACCACAGGGTGAATCTCACGAAAAGACTCCAAGATGAAGATGTATGTACAAATATTGATCTTTCTGCTTTGCTTTTGGCTGACATGaatatttacatcattttaatgCCTTTGCTGCACTATAAATCAGTAGTTGTGCCTTGTTAAAGAGGCCCTCATTTCCAGACTATGAACATGAGAGCCTGTTTTCCAGTAAAACCTAATTTCATtcttttgaaatgtcaaaatgcatTCCACAGAgcaaatgttgtatttattcaAAAACTTCTGTGGCATTACGTGGATTTGAAAACTGCCTGctacttgtgtgtgtggctttatCATTAGCCGGTTGGTGTCATGTTTCACTGAAACTCCCAGTTAAAACACTGTGTGTCACTTCAATGACAATGACGAGGAAGAGCCAGGTGTCATTTTACATGGATTTGGTTGCGTGATTGTTTGCGTGcaagactgtgtgtgcgtgtgtgtgtgtgtgtgtgttttgcatgtaatATTTGCTTAGGAGAGTTTCTGCTGAGACTGAAACTAAAGATGGATCCAGGATAGGGCCCCAGGTAAAAACTCAATCTTActcacatttttactgttttacgACAAGGAGACTGTTTCAGTTGGCATGCAAGGTCTGACTTTTTATGTGTccatatgtgtgtttattttacacttctgtgacaaaatgtttttttaatgtattgaaACGCCACATTATTgcgctgtgtgtctgtttttcaaatagATTGGTATTgttgtgtctttatttcaaacatttttgtatgtttttctattatttgAGATTTTAACCAATTCCCTGTACAGTCTTATGTAtatcaaacaaagaaacaaaggatgtctttagtttgtgtgtgtgtgtgtgtgtgtgtgtgtgtgtgtgtgtgtgtgtgtgtgtgtgtgtgtgtgtgtgtgcatgtgtgtctgtgtgtgtgcgtgtctgtgtgtgtgtgtgtaagacacCCTGAGGGAACATGACTACTGCTGTTGTAGGATGTGTGTTTCCAGATCAGCaagatgtgttttgtgtgcatacaggaaacatttcactgatcCATGTCcatctcttttaaaaaagaaatgtgtgtttaattgaatttttacTCAAACACTGTTCCAAGAGCAATCCAATGTTTTTTAGTAGTGTTTGAATTCCGAATCTGCTGAAGCTTTCAATAAAAGTCATAATGAGAATGATGtggggggttttgtttttgtctttattcaagaaagacacaaaaggcACAAGAGGCACATCACAAAGCATGTGCtactaaaacaaacaaggaTCAGTCCAAatcaaacagtttaaaaagctTAAAGCTTGGTTGGGCTTTAGGAGTTGGGGTTCTTTGTTAAGTAAATGATACAGCTGAGTTAAATTCATTTATCAGTTTAGCCAGAGCCATCCATTATGCTTAGGTGTGGCAGGTGCCGTAGGCTTCCTCAGGATGCCATGCACTTGTCAAAGATGAAGAAATGTTTGACAATTGGCCATGTCatggagaaaggaaaggaaaggaaaggagagtcATCCCTGCAGCTCCAGTGACATGTTGCTAGGAACttgagcaaaaaataaataaatcaataaatcaataagaaaagactgaaaaaaagtattAGGTATTTTGAACATAGTGCTCTCGTTTGTGTATCACTGCTCGCTAATTGACTCTAGATAGTATAAAGAGAGACTGAATACAGACGACTCAGGGTCACCACAagattaatcaaatcaaaaactgCCTCTCTTAtaatttgtctgtttatttagaTCTATTAAAGCTCACTGCCAGTCTCCCATGAATCCACataggcaaacacacacacacacacacacacacacacacacacacacacacacacacgtatacacacac containing:
- the LOC120803029 gene encoding claudin-3-like, translated to MSMGMEIVGIALGVLGFIIAIVTCALPMWRVTAFIGANIITAQTIWEGLWMNCVTQSTGQMQCKVYDSLLALPQELQASRAMMIIAIILGVLGVMISIVGAKCTNCIEDEPSKAKVMIISGIFFLLAGLLVLIPVSWTASVIIKDFYNPLLTNAQRRELGASLYIGWGAAALLLIGGAMLCSSCPPNEEKYKPPRMAYSAPRSTSAGGGYDRKDYV